Proteins from a genomic interval of uncultured Fusobacterium sp.:
- a CDS encoding DeoR/GlpR family DNA-binding transcription regulator: MLNIQRYNTILELIKNKKNIKLNELIEELKVSEATVRRDLNFLEEKGKIKRVHGGAVLVENKEEDIVYKKMVYSEEKDIIGKKAAALIKNGDIIYLDAGSTTESVIKYLKEKEDIKVVTNGFTHIEELTKAGVEAYIIGGKVKLKTGATVGATAVISLKNYNFDIAFIGANGITADGYSTPDPEEVIVKSEAIKRSKKVYFLCDSSKFKENSFMNFASLEDGILITDGNIPKELEKIINGKEEKR; the protein is encoded by the coding sequence ATGTTAAATATCCAAAGATACAATACTATATTAGAACTTATAAAAAATAAAAAAAACATAAAGTTAAATGAATTGATAGAAGAACTAAAAGTCTCAGAAGCAACAGTTAGAAGAGATCTGAACTTTTTAGAGGAAAAAGGAAAAATAAAAAGAGTACATGGTGGAGCAGTATTAGTGGAGAATAAGGAAGAGGATATTGTTTATAAAAAGATGGTATACTCTGAAGAAAAAGATATTATAGGAAAAAAAGCTGCTGCATTGATAAAAAATGGAGATATTATCTATTTAGATGCTGGAAGTACAACAGAGAGTGTAATAAAATATCTGAAAGAAAAAGAGGATATAAAAGTGGTAACAAATGGTTTTACCCACATAGAAGAGTTAACAAAAGCAGGAGTGGAAGCTTATATAATAGGTGGAAAGGTAAAGTTAAAAACAGGGGCAACAGTTGGAGCAACAGCAGTAATCTCTTTAAAAAATTATAATTTTGATATAGCTTTTATAGGTGCTAATGGAATAACAGCTGATGGATATTCAACTCCAGATCCTGAAGAGGTAATAGTAAAAAGTGAAGCAATTAAAAGAAGTAAAAAAGTTTATTTTCTTTGTGATAGTTCAAAGTTTAAGGAAAATAGTTTTATGAACTTTGCATCATTAGAAGATGGAATATTGATAACAGATGGAAATATTCCAAAAGAATTAGAAAAGATTATTAATGGAAAGGAGGAGAAAAGATGA
- a CDS encoding CCA tRNA nucleotidyltransferase: MEKINLSKDEKEILEILQKYGEGYIVGGYVRDSLLGIEPSDCDFVTNLEYSKLLEIFKDYSPKEIGKHFGIIQIIYNGKAYEIAKYRKDIGVPEDRKKQEIEFTNNIMEDLKRRDFTINAIAYDGKNFKYVEGAEEDLKNKTLRFVGDPIERIKEDPLRIMRFIRFLATKNLESAFKIEKLKDYLYLLDKISMERIRDEFNKIILSKDIDKALEILEKSGVLEYIIPEWSATIGFDQKNHHHYLTVDEHIKKVVSLCNQDLELRMAALLHDIGKPQTFTLDIEGKGHFYNHEIESAKIAESILKRMKYSTKISDNIRNLVLYHLNTFKNCGRKYVKKLINEMGKDQVLKLFKLMEFDRIAHTPPHDFRSLNELKRLYNEIIEKDEAVSVKDLKISGKDIIELGVSQGREVGVVLKLIFERVLEDSELNKKEILIKLAKEIIDKKD; the protein is encoded by the coding sequence ATGGAAAAGATAAATCTATCTAAAGATGAAAAAGAGATATTAGAGATACTTCAAAAATATGGAGAGGGATATATAGTTGGTGGATATGTAAGAGATTCACTTTTAGGAATTGAGCCAAGTGATTGTGATTTTGTTACCAATTTAGAGTACAGTAAACTTTTAGAGATATTTAAAGATTATTCACCTAAAGAGATAGGAAAACATTTTGGAATTATTCAAATAATTTACAATGGAAAAGCTTATGAGATAGCAAAATATAGAAAAGATATTGGCGTTCCAGAGGATAGAAAAAAGCAAGAGATAGAGTTTACTAATAATATAATGGAAGATTTGAAAAGAAGAGATTTCACTATTAATGCAATAGCCTATGATGGAAAAAATTTCAAATATGTTGAGGGAGCAGAGGAAGATTTAAAAAATAAAACTCTTAGATTTGTAGGAGATCCTATTGAAAGAATTAAAGAGGATCCATTAAGAATAATGAGATTTATTAGATTTTTAGCTACTAAAAATTTAGAGAGTGCTTTTAAAATAGAAAAATTGAAAGATTATCTATATCTTTTGGATAAAATTTCAATGGAGAGAATAAGAGATGAGTTTAATAAGATAATCCTTTCTAAAGACATAGACAAGGCTTTGGAAATTTTAGAAAAAAGTGGGGTATTAGAATATATTATTCCAGAGTGGAGTGCAACAATAGGATTTGATCAGAAAAATCATCATCACTATTTAACAGTAGACGAGCATATAAAAAAAGTTGTTTCTCTATGTAATCAAGATTTAGAATTAAGAATGGCAGCTCTTTTACACGATATTGGAAAACCACAAACATTTACATTAGACATTGAAGGAAAAGGGCATTTTTATAACCACGAGATTGAAAGTGCTAAGATAGCAGAGAGTATTTTAAAAAGGATGAAATATTCTACAAAGATAAGTGATAATATAAGAAATCTTGTTCTCTATCATCTAAATACTTTTAAAAATTGTGGAAGAAAATATGTAAAAAAGCTTATTAATGAGATGGGAAAAGATCAAGTTTTAAAATTATTTAAGTTGATGGAATTTGATCGAATCGCTCATACTCCACCACATGATTTTAGATCATTGAATGAATTAAAAAGATTATATAATGAGATTATAGAAAAAGATGAAGCTGTGAGTGTAAAAGATCTAAAAATTAGTGGGAAAGATATTATCGAACTTGGAGTATCTCAAGGAAGGGAAGTTGGAGTAGTATTAAAACTTATATTTGAAAGAGTTTTAGAAGATTCTGAATTAAATAAAAAAGAGATATTAATTAAACTAGCAAAAGAGATAATTGATAAAAAAGATTAA
- a CDS encoding 4Fe-4S binding protein: MIRKKHWYDYLWVYSILYLILGVYNIFFAWLGVIEFAVPLIIALFGGDKLFCNHFCGKGQLFNLLGKDLKLSKNRKPPLFLSSTWFRYGFLMFFMTMFVLMLITTFKVFLGEKELKEIVTILWNFKIPWGFAYKNTNLSPWIAQFAFGMYSIMLTSSIIGFITMLVFRPRTWCVYCPMGTITQGICKIKHRDKN; the protein is encoded by the coding sequence ATGATTAGAAAAAAACATTGGTATGATTATTTATGGGTTTATTCTATTTTATATCTTATACTAGGAGTTTATAATATCTTTTTTGCTTGGTTAGGGGTTATTGAGTTTGCTGTCCCTCTTATTATTGCTCTATTTGGAGGGGATAAACTGTTCTGTAACCATTTCTGTGGAAAAGGGCAGTTATTTAATCTTCTTGGAAAGGATCTGAAACTTTCTAAAAATAGAAAACCACCTCTATTTTTATCATCAACTTGGTTTAGATATGGATTTCTTATGTTTTTTATGACAATGTTTGTTTTAATGCTTATTACAACTTTTAAAGTATTTTTGGGAGAGAAGGAGTTAAAAGAGATAGTGACAATTTTATGGAACTTTAAAATTCCATGGGGATTTGCTTATAAAAATACAAATCTTTCCCCGTGGATAGCTCAGTTTGCTTTTGGAATGTATAGTATTATGCTGACATCAAGTATTATAGGATTTATAACTATGCTTGTCTTTAGACCAAGAACTTGGTGCGTATATTGTCCTATGGGAACAATAACTCAAGGAATATGTAAGATAAAACATAGAGATAAAAATTAA
- a CDS encoding 4Fe-4S binding protein, translated as MLSKFIVKVGKNCVACGACENVCPREAIKVKNGIKSVVDINLCVGCGLCANICPAGIIERVERIKND; from the coding sequence ATGTTAAGTAAATTTATAGTTAAAGTTGGAAAAAATTGTGTTGCCTGTGGAGCATGTGAAAATGTATGTCCAAGAGAGGCAATAAAAGTAAAAAATGGTATAAAATCTGTTGTAGATATAAATTTGTGTGTTGGTTGTGGATTATGTGCAAATATTTGCCCTGCTGGAATAATTGAGAGAGTTGAAAGGATAAAAAATGATTAG
- a CDS encoding restriction endonuclease, which yields MIPKYNEMYKEVLETIKNQKEYTTKEYREIVANKLNISIGERKKTLESGGNVYNTTLNWTVVYLKKAKLLEATKRGVIKITQRGLDLLATNPEKIDNETLKKYPEFNEFINPKKIQENEKIEIVEEETLQDIFEKSFNEINRILQEEILEEVIRQTPYFFENLVVKLLQKIGYGTFKNSGKVTKRTNDEGIDGIINQDKLGFDSIYIQAKKWDKDSTVSRPEIQKFVGALAGQGASKGLFITTAKFSDGAIEYSQKQHTAKIVLIDGMELAKLMIEYNIGVSVENIYEIKKIDSDFFDEIN from the coding sequence ATGATACCTAAGTATAATGAAATGTATAAAGAAGTACTTGAAACAATAAAAAATCAAAAAGAATATACAACAAAAGAGTATAGAGAAATAGTAGCTAATAAATTAAATATATCTATTGGAGAGAGGAAAAAAACTTTAGAAAGTGGAGGGAACGTATATAATACTACTTTAAATTGGACTGTTGTTTATTTAAAAAAGGCTAAATTATTAGAAGCTACTAAAAGGGGAGTAATTAAAATAACTCAAAGAGGATTAGATCTTTTAGCAACAAATCCAGAAAAAATTGATAACGAAACTCTTAAAAAATATCCTGAATTTAATGAATTTATAAATCCTAAGAAAATTCAAGAAAATGAAAAAATTGAAATAGTTGAAGAGGAAACTCTACAAGATATATTTGAGAAATCTTTTAATGAGATAAATAGAATTTTACAAGAGGAGATTTTAGAAGAGGTAATAAGACAAACACCATATTTTTTCGAAAATTTAGTTGTTAAATTATTACAAAAAATAGGTTACGGAACTTTTAAAAATTCTGGAAAAGTAACTAAGAGAACTAATGATGAGGGAATTGATGGAATAATCAATCAAGATAAACTAGGTTTTGATTCAATATATATTCAAGCAAAAAAATGGGATAAAGATTCTACAGTGAGTAGACCAGAGATACAAAAATTTGTAGGAGCATTAGCAGGGCAAGGAGCAAGTAAAGGTTTATTTATAACAACTGCAAAATTTTCTGATGGAGCTATAGAGTATTCTCAAAAACAACATACTGCAAAAATTGTTTTGATAGATGGTATGGAGTTAGCAAAATTAATGATAGAATATAATATTGGAGTATCTGTTGAAAATATATATGAAATAAAAAAGATAGATAGTGATTTTTTTGATGAGATAAATTAA